CGACCGAGCTTTGCCCGACGACGACCTTCGACGGCGAACCCCTCTATCGCTTCGGCGAACCCGACGAGGCGGAAATCATGCAGCGCCTGAACCTCTACCACCGCCCCTATCATGAGGCGCTGGGGGCAGAACTCGCCCGCCTGCGTGCGCTTCACGGTCGCGTCGTCCTCTACGACGCCCACTCGATCCGCAGCCACGTGCCGCGGCTGTTCGACGGCGAACTGCCGCAGTTCAATATCGGCACCAACGGCGGCGCCACTTGCGACCCCGCGCTCGAAACGACCATCGCGGCGATCTGCGCGACCAGCGGCCGCAGCCATGTCGTCAACGGCCGCTTCAAGGGCGGCTGGACGACGCGCCACTACGGCCGCCCCGAGGAGGGTATCCACGCCATCCAGATGGAACTCGCGCAACGCGGCTACATGGCCGAGCCCGCCGAACTGACCGACGCCAACTGGCCCTCTCCCCTCGACCCCCGCCCCGCGATCCGGCCCGTGCTCGAACAGGTGATCGCCGCGACCCTCGACTTTGCGAAAGGACAAGCATGACCACCCGTCTCGACAACAGCCGGATCATCAAGGCGCCCACCGGCACCGAACTCAACGCGAAAAGCTGGCTCACCGAAGCGCCGCTGCGCATGCTGATGAACAATCTGCATCCCGACGTCGCCGAGCGCCCCGAGGAACTCGTCGTCTATGGCGGCATCGGCCGCGCCGCGCGCGACTGGGAAAGCTATGACCGGATCGTCGAGACGCTGAAGCGGCTTGAGGACGACCAGACGCTGCTCGTCCAGTCGGGCAAACCCGTCGGCGTGTTCCGCACCCACGCCGACGCCCCGCGCGTGCTGATCGCGAACAGCAACCTCGTCCCGCACTGGGCGAACTGGGATCATTTCAACGAACTCGATAAGCGCGGGCTCGCCATGTACGGCCAGATGACCGCCGGCTCGTGGATCTATATCGGCACGCAGGGCATCGTGCAGGGCACTTACGAAACCTTCGTCGAAATGGGCCGCCAGCATTATGGCGGCGACCTCGCGGGCAAATGGCTGCTCACCGCCGGGCTCGGCGGAATGGGCGGCGCCCAGCCGCTCGCCGCGGTGATGGCGGGCGCCTCGTGCCTCGCGATCGAATGCCAGCCGAGCCGTATCGAGATGCGCCTGCGCACCGGCTATCTCGACGCCTCGGCGACGACGATCGAGGAAGCGATGGCGATCATCGAAAAGAGCTGCGCCGAGAAGAAGCCCGTTTCGGTCGGCCTGCTCGGCAACGCCGCCGAGCTCCTCCCCGAACTCTACGCCCGCGGCATCCGCCCCGACCTCTTGACCGACCAGACGAGCGCGCACGACCCGGTCAACGGCTATCTCCCCGAGGGCTGGAGCGTCGCCGAATGGATCGAAAAGCGCGAGAGCGACCCGCAGGCGGTCGCGAAGGCGGCCAAGGCATCGATGGCGAAGCATGTCCGTTCGATGCTCGACTTTCAGGCGGCGGGCGTGCCGACGACCGATTACGGCAACAATATCCGCCAGGTCGCGAAGGACGAGGGCGTCGAAAATGCCTTCGACTTCCCCGGCTTCGTCCCCGCCTATATCCGCCCGCTCTTCTGCCGCGGCGTCGGCCCGTTCCGCTGGGCGGCGCTGTCGGGCGATCCCGAGGATATCTTCAAGACCGACGCCAAGGTGAAGGAGCTGCTGCCCGACAATGCGCATCTCCACCGCTGGCTCGACATGGCGCGCGAGAAAATCCACTTTCAGGGCCTGCCCGCGCGCATCTGCTGGGTCGGTCTCGGCGACCGCCACCGGCTCGGCCTCGCCTTCAACGAGATGGTGGCGAAGGGCGAACTCAAGGCCCCCGTCGTCATCGGCCGCGACCATCTCGACTCGGGCTCGGTCGCCTCGCCGAACCGCGAGACCGAGGCGATGCGCGACGGCAGCGACGCGGTCAGCGACTGGCCCCTGCTCAACGCCCTCCTCAACACCGCCAGCGGCGCGACCTGGGTGTCGCTGCACCACGGCGGTGGCGTCGGCATCGGCTTCTCGCAGCACAGCGGCATGGTGATCGTCGCCGACGGCACCCCCGAAGCTGCGGCGCGGCTCGAACGCGTGCTGTGGAACGACCCGGCGACCGGCGTCATGCGCCACGCCGACGCGGGCTATGACATCGCGCTCGACCATGCCCGCGCCAAGCAACTGGACCTGCCCGGCATCCTCGGGTGAAGGACATCCGGCTGTTACGAGCGAACGGGCGCCAGGCTCGTCCGTGGCGAAACGGCGGCGGCACGACATGCGACATCGCCGTTTATCCGGAGGGCGCGGGCGATGACGGCTTCCTCTGGCGTGCGAGCATCGCGACGATCGCGTCCGCCGGGCCTTTCTCGACCTTCGCCGGCGTCGACCGTCTCCTGTTGCCGATCGAGGGCACGCTGGACCTGACGATCGACGGACTGGGCGACCGTCGCCTTCGGCCCGGCGACCCTGCGCTCGCCTTCGCGGGCGAAACCGCCGTGACGGCTGCGCCGCGCGATAGACCGGTCCGCGTCCTCAACATCATGGTCCGGCGCGGCGCCATGCGCGCCGAACTGGATCGTTGTATGCAGGCGGTGCCGGGTACCGCCAACGCGATCTTGCTGCTCGCGACCGAAAGAACGACGGTGCGCCAAGCCGCGAAAGCCTTCGATCTGGAACTCTATGATGCGCTGCTGATCGACGACGGACAGCTTGGCGCGATCGATATCGAACCTTGCGCGGTTGCGGGATCTTTCTTCGATATCTGCTGAATATCACTGACCAAAATAATGAATTTAATTAAAAGATCGCCGCAATAGCAAAATCCACGCAGCAGGGGTTAACCTCGCTCCAACGATTGGCTAGTTACGACGCCATCATGCGTTTGGCGACCATCACCAACTGGGCTTACGGCGCCACGGTCGTATTGACCATCGTGTCGAGCACCACGATGATCCTCGCCTCGAACGCACAAGAGCGTGAACGGGCGGCAGTCGAACAGAGATACGCGCTCGACAAGGCCACCAGCGACCTCGGCACCGAAATCTATGCGCTCAGCGACCGCGCCCGCCAGTTCGTCAACACCGGCGATCCCACCTACCTCGCCGCCTATCGCAGCGAAGTGGCGGCGCTCGAAGCCGTCGAGGCCCGCATCCGCCATATCGGGGATGCCGGCGCCACCCCCGGCGAACTCGACGCGCTGAAAAAGGCCGTCGCCCTCGCCGATACGCTGCACGACGAGCAGCAATCGGCGCTAACGGCTCAGGAAAATGGAAACGCCGCGCTCGCCCGCCAGATATTGTTCGGGGCCGAATATGAACGCCAGCTCGACCGCGCCGAGCTGGAAGTCCAGCGTTTCCAGGACCGGCTCGACAGCCGGATCGAGGCACAGGTCCGCGACGCCACCGATATTTCGCAGCTTTGGAAACGCATATCCGAGGTCGTGCTGGCGCTGACCGCGCTCCTCGTCCTTTGCGTGCTCTATTTCGTCTTCAAGCAGCGGGTACTCCACCCGGTGGTCAAGCTCAGCGACGTCGTTAACCGGCTTGCGGTGCAAGATTTCGCCGCCGAACCACCCGAAGTCAGCCATATCGACGAGATCGGCGACATGGCGCAGGCAATCCGCATCTTTCGCGAGAACGGCCTCGAACGCCAGCGGCTCGAGGCCGAGCGCGACGCCGACTGGACGATGCGCGACCTCCTGTCGCGAATGACACAGCGGATGCAAGGATGCGACTCGCTCCACGACCTCAAGGAAGTCGTCCAGCGCTTCGTGCCCGAGATCGCCCCCGACATGCCCGGCCGGCTCTATCTGCTAGACCGGCAACGGGGTCTCGTCGTCGAGGCGTGCAGCTGGCTGGGCCCGGTGCAGTCGGGCACGCAATTTTCGGCGCTGTCCTGCTGGGCCTTGCGCCGCGGGCTGCGCCATCGGCCGGCGGGGGACAATGTCGATGTCCCCTGCGATCATGTTGCATGGGACGGGGGGCATCCGGTCGACACGCTCTGCCTGCCGCTCACCGCGCAGCGCGAGACGCTGGGCCTCCTCTATTTCGAAATGCCGACTGACGGTGCCGCGAGCGCCGCGCAGCTCATTTATTTCGACATGCTCGCCGAAAATGTCGGGCTCGCGATCGCCAATTTGCAGCTTCGCGACACGCTGCGCGAAATGGCGATGGCCGACCCGCTCACCGGCCTCGCCAATCGCCGCCAACTCGGCCCCGCGCTCGAAACGCAGATCGCGCAAGCGGAGCGCCTCGGCGAACCGCTCGGCTGCCTGATGATCGATGTGGATCATTTCAAGCGCTTCAACGATGTCCATGGTCACGAGGCCGGCGACGCCGTCCTCCGCGCCGTCGGGCAGCTACTCGCCAATGTGACGCGCGAAACCGGGCTGGCCTTCCGCTATGGCGGCGAGGAGTTTCTGGTCTTGCTGCCGACACTGTCGGTCGTGCAGGCCGAAGAACGCGCCGAGGATATTCGCGCGCGCATCGCCGCGTTGCGGCTCGGACACGGCGACACCGATCTGGGGCCCGTCACGATTTCGGTCGGCGTTGCCGTGGCGCCCGACCATTGCGCCTACGACCGCCTCGTCCGGACTGCCGATGCCGCCCTGCTCCGCGCCAAGACGCTTGGCCGCGACCGGGTCGAAATAGCGAAACTGCGCAATGCAGCCAGTGCGTAAACGCCCGCAACCCGTCGTCTAGAACCACAAATCGCGAACGCGGCGGCCGTCGGATGGCAGATCGTCGAAGCTGTCCAGCCCGTCGAAATGATCGATCGGCAAATCCGCCACCGCCTCGGGCGGCGCGAGGCGGATATTGACGGCCATCCGGCGGCGCCCGTCCGCTTCGAGCCGCAACCCGCGCCAGCACAGCACACTGCCACAGGTCGGACAGAAGTGGATTTCGAGCGCCGGATCGGCTTTTCCGGGCCGCGTGAACGACCGCGTGCTTCCTGACAGGGCGATCCGTTCATTCTCATAGTCATAGGCCCAGAGCGCTCCGTAGCGGCGGCAAAGCGTGCAGTTGCACGCCGTGATCGATCCCGGATCGCCCTTCAGCGTCCACGCCGCATCGCCGCACGCACAGGTCCCTTGCAGGACGGCGGCGTCACTCAATTGACCATCCGCTCATAGCCCTCCCAATAGGGCGCGCGCAGGTCCTTGCGCAAAATCTTCCCGCTCGCGTTACGCGGCAGCGCGTCGATCACATCGACGCTGCGCGGAGCCTTGAAGGCCGCAATACGATCGCGCGCCCACGCGATGATGTCGGCCTCCTCGACCGTCATGCCGGGTTTCGCGACACACACCGCCTTCACCGTTTCGCCCCATTTCGCGTCGGGGATGCCGATCACCGCGACCTCCTGCACTGCGGGGTGGCCGAAGATCGCGCTCTCGACCTCGGCCGGATAGACATTCTCGCCGCCCGAGATGATCATGTCCTTCATCCGGTCGTGGATGAACAGATATCCGTCTTCGTCGAGATAGCCGGCATCGCCGGTGTGGATCCAGCCGTCGGCGGTCATCGTCTTCGACGTCGCGTCGGGCAGGTTCCAGTAACCGATCATGTTGTTCGAAGATCGCGTGACGACCTCGCCCACCTCGCCCTGCGGCACGTCGTCGCCGTCCGGCCCGAGGATACGCACCTCGACGCCCGGCAGCGGCTTGCCTGCAGAACGCATGCGCGCATTGCCTTCGGGATCATGGTCTTCGGGCGGCAGCATGCAGATCGTGCCCGTCGTCTCGGTCATGCCATAGGCCTGGATGAACTGCGCGCCGAACATCTTGATGCACTGGCGCAGCAGTTCGAGCGGGATCGGCGCCGCGCCATAGAGGATATATTTGAGCCGGCTGTAATCGACGCTGGCGCAGCGCGGGTGGAGGAGCAGCATCTGCAAGGCGGCGGGGACGATGAAGAAGCGCGTTACGCCATGCTGTTCGACCGCGTCGAACACGCCGTCGGGATTGAATTCGGCAAGGACGACGCCCGGCAGGCCTGACACCAGCGCCATGACGCCGAGCCCGGTGCCGCCGATATGCGCGCACGGCATAGCGACCAGCACCGCCTCGTCATCCTCCCATTTGGTATAGGCGAGCTCGCTGTCGGCCGAATGCTTGCGCAGCGCGAACAGATTATGGTTCGACAGCACCGCACCCTTGGGGTTGCCCGTCGTGCCTGAGGTATAGAGTTGCAGCACCGCGTCGTCGCGCCTCGAAGGCTCAAATGGCGCGCGCACCGCGCCTTCGATCATCGCCCGTGCCTCGTCGGCGCCGACGATCCGCGCATCGTGCGCGAGCTTGCCGGCAAGCTGCTCCGGAACCGCCTCGAACCCGGGGCCCGTAAAGACGATCTTCGCCCGCGTGTCGTTGACGATGAACGCCCATTCGGCAGGCGACAGCCGCCAGCCGATCGGCGCCATCACGATGCCGGCGCGGGCAGCACCGAAGAAGAGCGTGAAGTAGAGATCGCTGTTCTTGCCGATCCACGCGACCCGGTCGCCCTTTACCAGTCCCGCGGCTAGCAACGCACTTGCAACACGCGCTGTACGATCTTCGAGTTCGGCATAGTTATAGACCCGGCCCTCCTCGCGCAGCGCCAGCCGTTCGGGCCGGTCCTCGGCCCAATGGGTGATGAACTCGTCGAAGGTAAAAAGGTCCGAAACGTCGCGGGCCATCGTATCGCTCTCCTCGAATCGCGTCGTTTCGCGCAATCGCAAGCAAGGCTAGCGGCTGCGCGCCGCAGGTAAAGCGCCCATGCGCCGCCCTGTCAGGACCGTCAGGTACGGCGGAACAGCAGCATCAGGTTGTTCGCAGGCGTCGCGCGGCGTTCGGCAAAGGCCAACCCCGCCGCCGCCGCGGCTTCCTTCACAGCCGCCGTATCGCGCAAACCCCAATCCGGATTTCGCGCACGCAGGCTCGCGTCGAAGGCAAGATTGCTTTCGGCAGTCGGCACATCGGCCTCGACATAGGGGCCATAAAGGATCAGCGGCGCGCCGGGCGGCAAAAGCCGCGCCGCGCCCGCCAACAACCCGGCCGTCGCTTCCCACGGGCTGATATGCACCATGTTGATGCAAAGCACCGCATCCGCCGCCGCAAGCGGCCAGTTGGGCGCCGCGGCATCGAGCGGCAGCGGCAGGGCGATATTCGCCAGCCCGGCCTCACCGCTCCACGCCGCGATCGAAGTCAGCGCCGCGGGATCGGGGTCGCTTGGCTGCCAGAGGAGCCCGGGAAAGGCGGCCGCGAAATGGACGACATGCTCGCCCGAACCGCTCGCAACCTCCAGCACCAAGCCCTTTTCGGGCAGCCAGTCGGCGAGCACGGCGGCGATCGCATCGCGGTTGCGCACGGTAGCGGGTGCATGACGCTTGTCCGCTTCGCCGCCCTCGCGCGGTGTCCACGGCTTCGCCGTCACGCCGCCTTGCTCGTGGCTCGGGCCCGGCGTTCGCGGACGATCAACCACAGGAACAGGCCGACGGGCCCCGCCATCAAGGTCAGGAACAGGAAGGGAAATTGCACGATGCGGCCAAAGCCCTTCTGGTCGGCGTCGCGGGCGATCCACATCCCGGTGAACAGGTCGAACGCCAAATAATGCACCCACCCCAAAGTCGCCCCGCCCGGCGTGTCGAACAGCCTCATCACCCCCGCCAAAGTCGTGAAATCGCCGCCGCCGCTGCCGCCGGGGTCGATCCCACCGGTCAGGAAGCCCACGATCAGGACCGTATAGGCGAGGCAGAGCAGGAACACCCCGGCGTAAAGGATCAGCGCCAGCATCTTCGGCCCGCGCGGCGCAAAGGCGAGCAACGCCCAGCCGACGAACGCCCAATAGTTGAACAACAGGAACAGCGTATCCCAGCTCATCGATCCTCCCCCGGTTTTCTAGATCAGGCCGCCAAGGCCGAACAATATTATGCCCGCGAACAGGGCGGCCAGGCTGGCGACCAAGATCAGCACGGTGATCCGCACCGCCGACTGTCGCCGCGTCGCCCAGAAAGCGGCGGCCGTGCCGCAACCGAAGGCAAAGAGCGGCGCGTAGAGAAAGGCCCAGTCATAGCTGAACTCGCGCCGGACGCGGATCATCTCCCACTGCTCGACCACAAGGCCGTAGAGCATGATCGCGGCGAGCCAGGCGACGATGAAGCTCGTCACGAACAGCGTGCCCGCGAGCAGGCAGCCGCCCGCGCGGCGACGGATATCGTCGGGAGCGGGATCGGGGATCAGTGTCGACATCGAATCGAAAGCCCCGCCCCGGCCATCATGCACCCCCTATTCGGCGATATATCGCCATGGACTGGCAGGCGTATCACGATGCCAGATGGTAAAAAAGGGCGATGCAGGAAGCGGTGCGTCGGCTGCCAATTCGGGCGGGCGCCGCTTCGGCACGATGCGCCCGAAGCTGATACCGAGGTCGCCCGACGCGGCGACGATTGCGAAATCGGGACCCCAGTCGATCGCCTGCCCGGGCTGCGCTTCGGGATCGAAACCCGCCGCAATCGCGGCCGCTCCTTCGGTGAGGGTACCGGCGCCCATGTTGATCGCATCGGCATGGCCATATTCGGCAAAGGCCGGCCCGATCCCGATCACTTGCGCCCTCGCCGCGAAGGCGCGCTCGGCCGCGAGCAGGCTTGCAAGCGCGTCCGCCCCTGCCCCACTCTGCCATGCATCGGCCTTTGGCATGCCGAGCGCCCGAAATTCGGTGCCGACCGCGCCTTCGGGCCGCGGCGCGCGCTTATAGGCCAGGGCACGCCAGCCATCGGGGGTACGTCCCCAATAGGCCAAATATTTGCCGGGCTGCGTCGCGCCATCGGGCTGGGTGACGATGACATATCCCGCGGTGAAACCATGCTGCCCGTCGGCGGAAATACCGCCGCGAACCGGAAACCAGCCGATGCGTGCGCCGCTCGCCGCGGGATTTGACCGCAGATAGGCGATAATCTCGCCCCGCGAACGGAGAAAAGGCTTGTCGCCGCGCGCCGGCATGATCGCATCGGCGGCGAGCATCGCACCGATCGCGTCGGGCAAGAGCGTGCCTTCCGCGGCCGCCGCGAAAGCACGGTCGGCGGCGACCATCTCAGAAAGCGCCGCCGCGGGATCAGGCGCAACCGCGCTGGTCGTCGCCGGCGCCTGCGCGGTCACCGGAACCGCTGCGAGCGCCGCCACATATATTGCCCACTGCCGCATAGTCCCCTCCACTCCCTGCCGGCGAAGGACGCAAATGCCTTCAGCCGCCGCCGATCTCGCTTGCTACTGGCACGCCCGGCGCGACGTCAGGCTCGCTCCACGCCAGCACCGGTTTGCGCGCCGCCGCCGTTTCGTCGAGCCGCGCGCGCGGGGCGAAATGCGGCGCCGACTTCAGCACCGGATCGCCGTTTTTCGCGCGCAGCGCGATGCTGCGCAGCGCACCGACGAACTGGTCTAGCACCGCCTTGCTTTCGGTCTCGGTCGGTTCGACCAACATCGCGCCATGGACGACGAGCGGGAAATAGACCGTCATCGGGTGATAGCCCTCGTCGATCAGCCCCTTGGCGATGTCGAGCGTCGAGAAGCCCTCGGCGAGCCCGCGATCGCTGAACAGCGCCTCGTGCATGCACGGCCCCGAACCGCCGAACGGCGCATCGAGTACATCGTCGAGGCTGCGCAGCAGATAATTGGCGTTGAGCACCGCATCCTCGGCGACCTGCTTCAGCCCGTCGGCGCCGTGGCTCAGGATATAGGTCAGCGCGCGGGTGAACATGCCCATCTGACCGTGGAACGCGGTCATCCGGCCGAAGGTTTGCGGATGATCCTCGCCGACGCTTTCCTCTTCGATCAGGCGAAAGCCGCCGTCCGCCTGCTTCGTCACGAAAGGCAGCGGCGCGAACGGTGCGAGCGCTTCGGACAGCACGACCGGACCCGAGCCGGGACCGCCGCCGCCGTGCGGGGTCGAGAAGGTCTTGTGCAGGTTGATGTGCATCGCGTCGACGCCAAGGTCGCCGGGGCGCACACGGCCGACGATCGCGTTGAAATTGGCGCCGTCGCAATAGACATAACCGCCCGCCGCATGGACCGCGTCGGAAATCGCCTTCATGTCGCGCTCGAACAGCCCGCAGGTGTTCGGGTTGGTGACCATCACCCCTGCGACGTCGGGCCCGAGCCGCGCCTTCAGCGCCGCCAGGTCGACCCGGCCCTCGGCGGTCGCGGGAATATCCTCGACCGTGAAACCCGCGAAGGCGGCGGTCGCCGGATTGGTGCCGTGCGCGCTTTCGGGAACGAGCAGCACGCGCCGGTCCTCGCCGCGCGCTTCCAACGCCGCCTTGATGCAGAGGATGCCGCACAGTTCGCCATGCGCACCAGCCTTCGGCGACATCGCGACGCTGTGCATGCCCGTCAGCGTCACCAGCCATTCGGCAAGCTCGTGGATCACCGCATAGGCACCCTGCACCGTCTCCTGCGGCTGCAGCGGATGCGCATCGGCGAACCCTGCCATCCGCGCGACCTTTTCGTTGAGCCGCGGGTTATGCTTCATCGTGCAGCTTCCGAGCGGGAAAAGCCCGAGGTCGATCGCATAATTCTGCCGCGACAGCCGCGTATAATGACGCACCGTTTCGGACTCGCTGAGCCCCGGCAGGCCGATCGGCGCAGTGCGCGCGAGCGCGCCGAGATCGGCCGCGGGAGCGGCCTCGTCGAAATCGACGCCGGTCGTCTCGTTCGACCCGATCTCGAAAATCAGCGGCTCTTCGAGCATCAGCGCGCGATTGCCGGTGAAGGTGACATTGTCATCGGCCCCGCCCGCGGCGTTCATTTCGGGGCGCCATCCGGCGCGGTTGAGCGCGGTCATGCCAGCACCTCCTTCAGGGCGGTCGCAAAGGCGGCAATATCCGCCTCGGTGACGGTTTCGGTGACCGCGACGACTAGGCCATTTTCCAGCGCCGCGTTGTCGGGATACAGACGTCCGAGCGAGACCCCGCCGAGGATATCCTTTTCCGCGAGCTTGTGGATCACGGGGCGGGCCGCCGTCGGCAGCAGCAGCGTGAACTCGTTGAAGAAGCTCTCGTTCAGCACCGATACGCCGGGGAGCTTCGCCAGCTCCGCGGCCGCCGCCTTCGCCCGGCCATGGTTGATCGCCGCAAGCTGGCGCAACCCGGCTTCGCCGAGCAAGGTCATGTGGATGCTGAATGCCAGCGCACAAAGGCCTGAGTTTGTACAGATATTGCTCGTCGCCTTTTCGCGGCGGATATGCTGCTCGCGGGTCGACAGCGTCAGCACGAAGCCGCGCTTGCCGTTCGCGTCGACCGTCTCGCCGCACAGGCGCCCCGGCATCTGGCGGACATATTTGGCCTTGCACGCAAACAGCCCCACATAGGGCCCGCCGAACTGGAGCCCGACGCCGAGCGACTGGCCCTCGCCAACGACGATGTCGGCGCCCATTTCGCCGGGCGACTTGATCAGCCCAAGCGCGACCGGTTCGGTGACCACCGCGATCAGCAGCGCGCCGGCGGCCTGACACGCCGCGGCCAGCGCGCTCATATCGTCGATGCGGCCGAGGATATCGGGATATTGCACGACGACGCAGCTCGTCTCCTTGTCGATCGCCGCCGCGAGCGCCGCCCAATCGGTCCCGGTTTCGAGGCTCGGGTCACCGTCAACCAGCACATCACCGGTATATTTCGCCATCGTCCGCGCGACGCTGCGATAATGCGGGTGGAGCCCGGTCGACAGTAGCGCCTTGTTCCGGCGCGTGACGCGCCGCGCCATGACGATCGCCTCCCAGCAGGCGGTCGATCCGTCGTACATCGACGCATTGGCGACATCGGTGCCGAGGAGCCGCGCGACCTGCGACTGGAATTCGAACAGCATCTGCAACGTGCCCTGCGCGATTTCGGGCTGATAGGGCGTATAGGCGGTCAGGAACTCGCCGCGCTGGATCAGATGATCGACGCTGGCGGGCACATGGTGGCGATACGCCCCCGCGCCGAGGAAGAATGGCCCGTCACCGGCGGCGCGGTTCTTGCGCGCCAGCGCGCCCATATGACGCTCGACCGCCAGTTCGCTGGCCTGCATCGGCAGCCCCTCGATCGGGCCGGCGAGCCGCGCCTCGGCAGGGACGTCGGCGAACAGGTCGTCGATCGACGACGCGCCGATGACACCGAGCATCGCGCTGCGATCGTCGGCAGTGAGAGGGAGGTAGCGCATATGTTACTCCGGAGAAGAAGCGGAATTGGCGGCGAGAAGCTGGGCCACATCGGTCAGCGAGCCGCGGAAGATTGCGGGGCCGCTGTGGGTGACCTTGACCCACGGGGCGAGCCAGATGCGGAAACCCGCGTCGCGGACACGGCGGCAAAAGGCATAGTCGTCGGAGAGCAGCGACCGCGTTTCAGGGTCGATCATCGGATAGAAAAACGCGTGAACCTCCTCGCCCAGCCGGTGCGCCTGCCGCTCGGCCGGGTCGGGACGAAAGGCCGTGTCGGGGTAGCGCGCCCGCATCCCTTCGAGCACGTCGCGGCGGATCAGCATCATCGCGGTCCCGACATGCGCCAGTTCGACGAGGTCGGAGAGCGCAAACCCCTGTTCGGGGTGAAGAAACTGCAGCGCGAACTCGCCTGCGAAGCGCTGCAGGTCCGACGGATTATCCTTTGCCAGCCCCGCTTCGACTGCACGGGCGACGTTCCGCCAGTTCGTCATCCGCCGCGGATAGGCGGCGCCGAGCACGCCGCAGTCCGGATGGCCGTCCATCGCGCGCACGATCGAAAAAACGTCTTCCGCCGCGAAATCGATATCGGCATCGACGAACAGCAAGTGCGTGCAGTCGCTGGCGAGGAACATCGCCGTCAGCATGTTGCGTGCGCGGGTGATCGACGGCTGGTAGAGGATGAACTCGAACCGTACCGGCACCCCCGCCGCCTGCGCCTTCAGCGCGAGGTCGAGCGCGGCGCGGACATAGGTGCCCTGCGCCCCGTCATAGATGGGCGTCGCCACCATCAGGCGGCAGTTGGCTAGGGCGTCGGTGGTCGTCACGCTTCCTCCCCCCCTCCCGCGCGGGAGGGGCGCTGGATTACAGATCGTCGCAGAAG
The Sphingopyxis macrogoltabida genome window above contains:
- the hutG gene encoding N-formylglutamate deformylase — translated: MTGWLDIRRGEAPLVIAFPHGGTGLVGLDEQYVSPWLAQLDTDWWIADLYAFAADLGATLVATDISRSVIDMNRDPSGASLYPGQATTELCPTTTFDGEPLYRFGEPDEAEIMQRLNLYHRPYHEALGAELARLRALHGRVVLYDAHSIRSHVPRLFDGELPQFNIGTNGGATCDPALETTIAAICATSGRSHVVNGRFKGGWTTRHYGRPEEGIHAIQMELAQRGYMAEPAELTDANWPSPLDPRPAIRPVLEQVIAATLDFAKGQA
- the hutU gene encoding urocanate hydratase; protein product: MTTRLDNSRIIKAPTGTELNAKSWLTEAPLRMLMNNLHPDVAERPEELVVYGGIGRAARDWESYDRIVETLKRLEDDQTLLVQSGKPVGVFRTHADAPRVLIANSNLVPHWANWDHFNELDKRGLAMYGQMTAGSWIYIGTQGIVQGTYETFVEMGRQHYGGDLAGKWLLTAGLGGMGGAQPLAAVMAGASCLAIECQPSRIEMRLRTGYLDASATTIEEAMAIIEKSCAEKKPVSVGLLGNAAELLPELYARGIRPDLLTDQTSAHDPVNGYLPEGWSVAEWIEKRESDPQAVAKAAKASMAKHVRSMLDFQAAGVPTTDYGNNIRQVAKDEGVENAFDFPGFVPAYIRPLFCRGVGPFRWAALSGDPEDIFKTDAKVKELLPDNAHLHRWLDMAREKIHFQGLPARICWVGLGDRHRLGLAFNEMVAKGELKAPVVIGRDHLDSGSVASPNRETEAMRDGSDAVSDWPLLNALLNTASGATWVSLHHGGGVGIGFSQHSGMVIVADGTPEAAARLERVLWNDPATGVMRHADAGYDIALDHARAKQLDLPGILG
- a CDS encoding HutD family protein, coding for MKDIRLLRANGRQARPWRNGGGTTCDIAVYPEGAGDDGFLWRASIATIASAGPFSTFAGVDRLLLPIEGTLDLTIDGLGDRRLRPGDPALAFAGETAVTAAPRDRPVRVLNIMVRRGAMRAELDRCMQAVPGTANAILLLATERTTVRQAAKAFDLELYDALLIDDGQLGAIDIEPCAVAGSFFDIC
- a CDS encoding diguanylate cyclase, translated to MRLATITNWAYGATVVLTIVSSTTMILASNAQERERAAVEQRYALDKATSDLGTEIYALSDRARQFVNTGDPTYLAAYRSEVAALEAVEARIRHIGDAGATPGELDALKKAVALADTLHDEQQSALTAQENGNAALARQILFGAEYERQLDRAELEVQRFQDRLDSRIEAQVRDATDISQLWKRISEVVLALTALLVLCVLYFVFKQRVLHPVVKLSDVVNRLAVQDFAAEPPEVSHIDEIGDMAQAIRIFRENGLERQRLEAERDADWTMRDLLSRMTQRMQGCDSLHDLKEVVQRFVPEIAPDMPGRLYLLDRQRGLVVEACSWLGPVQSGTQFSALSCWALRRGLRHRPAGDNVDVPCDHVAWDGGHPVDTLCLPLTAQRETLGLLYFEMPTDGAASAAQLIYFDMLAENVGLAIANLQLRDTLREMAMADPLTGLANRRQLGPALETQIAQAERLGEPLGCLMIDVDHFKRFNDVHGHEAGDAVLRAVGQLLANVTRETGLAFRYGGEEFLVLLPTLSVVQAEERAEDIRARIAALRLGHGDTDLGPVTISVGVAVAPDHCAYDRLVRTADAALLRAKTLGRDRVEIAKLRNAASA
- a CDS encoding GFA family protein; amino-acid sequence: MSDAAVLQGTCACGDAAWTLKGDPGSITACNCTLCRRYGALWAYDYENERIALSGSTRSFTRPGKADPALEIHFCPTCGSVLCWRGLRLEADGRRRMAVNIRLAPPEAVADLPIDHFDGLDSFDDLPSDGRRVRDLWF
- a CDS encoding fatty acid--CoA ligase codes for the protein MARDVSDLFTFDEFITHWAEDRPERLALREEGRVYNYAELEDRTARVASALLAAGLVKGDRVAWIGKNSDLYFTLFFGAARAGIVMAPIGWRLSPAEWAFIVNDTRAKIVFTGPGFEAVPEQLAGKLAHDARIVGADEARAMIEGAVRAPFEPSRRDDAVLQLYTSGTTGNPKGAVLSNHNLFALRKHSADSELAYTKWEDDEAVLVAMPCAHIGGTGLGVMALVSGLPGVVLAEFNPDGVFDAVEQHGVTRFFIVPAALQMLLLHPRCASVDYSRLKYILYGAAPIPLELLRQCIKMFGAQFIQAYGMTETTGTICMLPPEDHDPEGNARMRSAGKPLPGVEVRILGPDGDDVPQGEVGEVVTRSSNNMIGYWNLPDATSKTMTADGWIHTGDAGYLDEDGYLFIHDRMKDMIISGGENVYPAEVESAIFGHPAVQEVAVIGIPDAKWGETVKAVCVAKPGMTVEEADIIAWARDRIAAFKAPRSVDVIDALPRNASGKILRKDLRAPYWEGYERMVN
- a CDS encoding DUF938 domain-containing protein, whose translation is MTAKPWTPREGGEADKRHAPATVRNRDAIAAVLADWLPEKGLVLEVASGSGEHVVHFAAAFPGLLWQPSDPDPAALTSIAAWSGEAGLANIALPLPLDAAAPNWPLAAADAVLCINMVHISPWEATAGLLAGAARLLPPGAPLILYGPYVEADVPTAESNLAFDASLRARNPDWGLRDTAAVKEAAAAAGLAFAERRATPANNLMLLFRRT
- a CDS encoding ABA4-like family protein, producing MSWDTLFLLFNYWAFVGWALLAFAPRGPKMLALILYAGVFLLCLAYTVLIVGFLTGGIDPGGSGGGDFTTLAGVMRLFDTPGGATLGWVHYLAFDLFTGMWIARDADQKGFGRIVQFPFLFLTLMAGPVGLFLWLIVRERRARATSKAA